In Scylla paramamosain isolate STU-SP2022 chromosome 1, ASM3559412v1, whole genome shotgun sequence, one DNA window encodes the following:
- the LOC135103509 gene encoding solute carrier family 52, riboflavin transporter, member 3-B-like isoform X1, whose protein sequence is MRRLVMERQRWSILPNFPYPLTPADNTLSERTPLTRRIRMTGLTGVDRRPLVDLLAMIFGVGAWVAINGMWVELPLLVLHLPEGWNLPSYLSVIIQVANIGPIAYSILRSLRPGLRPAKVVYGLLALGSVASLLLALLWDKTSWIHGVEHSTALLSLVFLLAFVDCTSSVLFLPYMAVWREIYLSSYLVGEGLSGLLPALMALIQGVGGNAKCENVTILNETSGFNYTHLEPVTLNPRFSVTGFFFFLMAMMVASSAAFTLLEHLPGIKSERAGTPSPNNSVEALETSHSNTQLMSNYGGVKTMTGNMSPSVYWLMLAGQAWACSLTNGVLPSIQSFSCGAYGNVPFHLAVTLSALANPVAALMTLMLPRCKRWLLTLMGAVGSLLAAYILATAALSPHPPLMGTTAGEALVVLSWVLFTGLMTYVRVEIANQMREEGQNALFWCGAVTQVGSAVGAVVMFVLVNVYYLFTPYTPC, encoded by the exons TTAAGTGAGCGGACCCCCTTGACGAGGCGAATCAGGATGACTGGACTCACTGGAGTAGACCGGCGGCCCCTCGTGGACCTGCTGGCGATGATATTCGGCGTGGGCGCGTGGGTGGCTATCAACGGGATGTGGGTGGAGCTGCCTCTGCTGGTATTACACCTGCCCGAAGGCTGGAATCTACCCTCCTACCTCTCCGTCATCATTCAG GTGGCCAACATAGGACCCATCGCGTACTCTATCTTGCGGAGTTTACGACCTGGCCTGCGTCCCGCTAAAGTTGTGTACGGGTTGCTGGCCCTCGGCAGCGTCGCCTCCCTCCTGCTGGCGCTGCTGTGGGACAAGACGTCATGGATTCACGGGGTGGAGCACTCCACTGCCCTGCTGTCCCTCGTGTTCTTGTTGGCGTTCGTCGACTGCACCTCCTCAGTACTCTTCCTGCCTTACATGGCCGTCTGGCGAGAAATTTACCTGTCATCATATCTGGTGGGGGAGGGCCTGTCAGGGCTGCTGCCGGCACTTATGGCCTTGATACAGGGCGTGGGAGGGAACGCCAAGTGTGAAAATGTCACTATATTGAACGAGACCTCCGGATTCAACTACACTCATCTAGAGCCTGTGACTCTGAACCCGAGATTCTCCGTCACTggattctttttcttcctgatggcgatgatggtggCAAGCAGCGCGGCATTCACCCTGCTGGAGCACCTGCCCGGCATCAAGAGTGAGCGGGCCGGCACGCCCTCGCCAAACAACAGTGTGGAGGCGCTGGAGACCTCGCACTCCAACACTCAGCTCATGAGCAACTACGGCGGCGTAAAAACAATGACAGGAAACATGTCGCCCTCCGTGTACTGGCTCATGTTGGCGGGACAGGCGTGGGCCTGCAGCCTCACCAATGGCGTCCTGCCGTCAATCCAGTCCTTCTCCTGCGGCGCCTACGGGAACGTGCCCTTCCACCTTGCTGTGACTCTCTCCGCCCTGGCCAACCCCGTGGCGGCTCTCATGACGCTGATGCTGCCGCGTTGCAAGAGGTGGCTCCTAACGCTCATGGGGGCTGTGGGCTCCCTCCTCGCTGCCTACATATTAGCCACTGCAGCCCTCAGCCCTCACCCCCCGCTCATGGGCACCACCGCGGGGGAGGCCCTTGTG GTGTTGTCGTGGGTGCTCTTCACGGGGCTCATGACCTATGTGAGGGTGGAGATCGCCAACCAGATGCGTGAGGAGGGACAGAACGCGCTGTTCTGGTGTGGTGCCGTCACGCAGGTGGGCTCGGCCGTGGGTGCTGTCGTCATGTTCGTGCTGGTCAACGTGTACTACCTCTTCACCCCATACACGCCGTGCTGA
- the LOC135103509 gene encoding solute carrier family 52, riboflavin transporter, member 3-B-like isoform X2 has protein sequence MEFERSPQPSDPLLSERTPLTRRIRMTGLTGVDRRPLVDLLAMIFGVGAWVAINGMWVELPLLVLHLPEGWNLPSYLSVIIQVANIGPIAYSILRSLRPGLRPAKVVYGLLALGSVASLLLALLWDKTSWIHGVEHSTALLSLVFLLAFVDCTSSVLFLPYMAVWREIYLSSYLVGEGLSGLLPALMALIQGVGGNAKCENVTILNETSGFNYTHLEPVTLNPRFSVTGFFFFLMAMMVASSAAFTLLEHLPGIKSERAGTPSPNNSVEALETSHSNTQLMSNYGGVKTMTGNMSPSVYWLMLAGQAWACSLTNGVLPSIQSFSCGAYGNVPFHLAVTLSALANPVAALMTLMLPRCKRWLLTLMGAVGSLLAAYILATAALSPHPPLMGTTAGEALVVLSWVLFTGLMTYVRVEIANQMREEGQNALFWCGAVTQVGSAVGAVVMFVLVNVYYLFTPYTPC, from the exons TTAAGTGAGCGGACCCCCTTGACGAGGCGAATCAGGATGACTGGACTCACTGGAGTAGACCGGCGGCCCCTCGTGGACCTGCTGGCGATGATATTCGGCGTGGGCGCGTGGGTGGCTATCAACGGGATGTGGGTGGAGCTGCCTCTGCTGGTATTACACCTGCCCGAAGGCTGGAATCTACCCTCCTACCTCTCCGTCATCATTCAG GTGGCCAACATAGGACCCATCGCGTACTCTATCTTGCGGAGTTTACGACCTGGCCTGCGTCCCGCTAAAGTTGTGTACGGGTTGCTGGCCCTCGGCAGCGTCGCCTCCCTCCTGCTGGCGCTGCTGTGGGACAAGACGTCATGGATTCACGGGGTGGAGCACTCCACTGCCCTGCTGTCCCTCGTGTTCTTGTTGGCGTTCGTCGACTGCACCTCCTCAGTACTCTTCCTGCCTTACATGGCCGTCTGGCGAGAAATTTACCTGTCATCATATCTGGTGGGGGAGGGCCTGTCAGGGCTGCTGCCGGCACTTATGGCCTTGATACAGGGCGTGGGAGGGAACGCCAAGTGTGAAAATGTCACTATATTGAACGAGACCTCCGGATTCAACTACACTCATCTAGAGCCTGTGACTCTGAACCCGAGATTCTCCGTCACTggattctttttcttcctgatggcgatgatggtggCAAGCAGCGCGGCATTCACCCTGCTGGAGCACCTGCCCGGCATCAAGAGTGAGCGGGCCGGCACGCCCTCGCCAAACAACAGTGTGGAGGCGCTGGAGACCTCGCACTCCAACACTCAGCTCATGAGCAACTACGGCGGCGTAAAAACAATGACAGGAAACATGTCGCCCTCCGTGTACTGGCTCATGTTGGCGGGACAGGCGTGGGCCTGCAGCCTCACCAATGGCGTCCTGCCGTCAATCCAGTCCTTCTCCTGCGGCGCCTACGGGAACGTGCCCTTCCACCTTGCTGTGACTCTCTCCGCCCTGGCCAACCCCGTGGCGGCTCTCATGACGCTGATGCTGCCGCGTTGCAAGAGGTGGCTCCTAACGCTCATGGGGGCTGTGGGCTCCCTCCTCGCTGCCTACATATTAGCCACTGCAGCCCTCAGCCCTCACCCCCCGCTCATGGGCACCACCGCGGGGGAGGCCCTTGTG GTGTTGTCGTGGGTGCTCTTCACGGGGCTCATGACCTATGTGAGGGTGGAGATCGCCAACCAGATGCGTGAGGAGGGACAGAACGCGCTGTTCTGGTGTGGTGCCGTCACGCAGGTGGGCTCGGCCGTGGGTGCTGTCGTCATGTTCGTGCTGGTCAACGTGTACTACCTCTTCACCCCATACACGCCGTGCTGA
- the LOC135103509 gene encoding solute carrier family 52, riboflavin transporter, member 3-B-like isoform X3, whose protein sequence is MTGLTGVDRRPLVDLLAMIFGVGAWVAINGMWVELPLLVLHLPEGWNLPSYLSVIIQVANIGPIAYSILRSLRPGLRPAKVVYGLLALGSVASLLLALLWDKTSWIHGVEHSTALLSLVFLLAFVDCTSSVLFLPYMAVWREIYLSSYLVGEGLSGLLPALMALIQGVGGNAKCENVTILNETSGFNYTHLEPVTLNPRFSVTGFFFFLMAMMVASSAAFTLLEHLPGIKSERAGTPSPNNSVEALETSHSNTQLMSNYGGVKTMTGNMSPSVYWLMLAGQAWACSLTNGVLPSIQSFSCGAYGNVPFHLAVTLSALANPVAALMTLMLPRCKRWLLTLMGAVGSLLAAYILATAALSPHPPLMGTTAGEALVVLSWVLFTGLMTYVRVEIANQMREEGQNALFWCGAVTQVGSAVGAVVMFVLVNVYYLFTPYTPC, encoded by the exons ATGACTGGACTCACTGGAGTAGACCGGCGGCCCCTCGTGGACCTGCTGGCGATGATATTCGGCGTGGGCGCGTGGGTGGCTATCAACGGGATGTGGGTGGAGCTGCCTCTGCTGGTATTACACCTGCCCGAAGGCTGGAATCTACCCTCCTACCTCTCCGTCATCATTCAG GTGGCCAACATAGGACCCATCGCGTACTCTATCTTGCGGAGTTTACGACCTGGCCTGCGTCCCGCTAAAGTTGTGTACGGGTTGCTGGCCCTCGGCAGCGTCGCCTCCCTCCTGCTGGCGCTGCTGTGGGACAAGACGTCATGGATTCACGGGGTGGAGCACTCCACTGCCCTGCTGTCCCTCGTGTTCTTGTTGGCGTTCGTCGACTGCACCTCCTCAGTACTCTTCCTGCCTTACATGGCCGTCTGGCGAGAAATTTACCTGTCATCATATCTGGTGGGGGAGGGCCTGTCAGGGCTGCTGCCGGCACTTATGGCCTTGATACAGGGCGTGGGAGGGAACGCCAAGTGTGAAAATGTCACTATATTGAACGAGACCTCCGGATTCAACTACACTCATCTAGAGCCTGTGACTCTGAACCCGAGATTCTCCGTCACTggattctttttcttcctgatggcgatgatggtggCAAGCAGCGCGGCATTCACCCTGCTGGAGCACCTGCCCGGCATCAAGAGTGAGCGGGCCGGCACGCCCTCGCCAAACAACAGTGTGGAGGCGCTGGAGACCTCGCACTCCAACACTCAGCTCATGAGCAACTACGGCGGCGTAAAAACAATGACAGGAAACATGTCGCCCTCCGTGTACTGGCTCATGTTGGCGGGACAGGCGTGGGCCTGCAGCCTCACCAATGGCGTCCTGCCGTCAATCCAGTCCTTCTCCTGCGGCGCCTACGGGAACGTGCCCTTCCACCTTGCTGTGACTCTCTCCGCCCTGGCCAACCCCGTGGCGGCTCTCATGACGCTGATGCTGCCGCGTTGCAAGAGGTGGCTCCTAACGCTCATGGGGGCTGTGGGCTCCCTCCTCGCTGCCTACATATTAGCCACTGCAGCCCTCAGCCCTCACCCCCCGCTCATGGGCACCACCGCGGGGGAGGCCCTTGTG GTGTTGTCGTGGGTGCTCTTCACGGGGCTCATGACCTATGTGAGGGTGGAGATCGCCAACCAGATGCGTGAGGAGGGACAGAACGCGCTGTTCTGGTGTGGTGCCGTCACGCAGGTGGGCTCGGCCGTGGGTGCTGTCGTCATGTTCGTGCTGGTCAACGTGTACTACCTCTTCACCCCATACACGCCGTGCTGA